The DNA sequence TTAGTCCCAATACTCTCATGCCAAAAGCCTTTGCCCGACGGGCAATTTCTTTTCCGATGGCTCCGGTTCCCAAAATACCGATGGTTTTTCCATATATCTCCCCCACCCGAACAGACCGATCCCATTTTTTCTCCTTCTGCAAATCATAAAATACCGGAAATCTCCTTACCAATTGAATCAGTATTCCCAGGGTATATTCCGCCATTGGTATGGCATGAATACCGCTGACATTGGTAACCCATACCTCTTTCTTTTCAAGGGTAGAAAGGGGCATCTTATCCAATCCTGCACTAATGACCTGCACCCACTTTAATTGTTTCAAAGGAAGGACGAGATGTTCCGTCAAATCTTCCCCATAGGTCACGACGATATGCGCTTTATCTAACAGATCTAGCGCCTGATCCATATGTTCAAAAAAGAAAAATTGAACTTGCGGAAACTGTTCTTGCAATTTATTTTGGTGTTTTTGGCTTAGCTTTGCAGTAAATAACACATTCACAACCTTCACCCCATTTGTCGATATTTCCCGGGAAAAGAAATAATGGTGTCGAAAGACACCATTTTATTGATTTGCTTCAAGGAACCGAAGAACTTCATCAGCATGTCCACTTACACTGACTTTTCTCCACTCCTGAATAAGAACTCCATTCTCATCAATCAAAAAAGTGGAGCGTTCAATTCCATAGGACTCTTTTCCGAACATTTTCTTCAATTTTAGCACTTCGTATTTTTTACATACTTCCGCCTCGGTATCGGAAAGAAGTATAAATGGGAGATCCAGTTTTTCCTTGAATTTTTCGTGAGATTTCAAACTGTCTCGACTAACCCCTACAATTTCGGTGTTCAATTTTTCAAATGAGGCAACTTTATCCCTAAAGTCGCTAGCTTCAGCAATTCATCCAGGGGTATTATCCTTCGGGTAAAAAAACAAAACTAGTTTCTTCCCTTTAAAATCAGCAAGGGACACCTGTTTGCCATTGGTTCCTGGCAGTGAAAAATCTGGTGCAGGTTGACCTATAGCTACCAAACTATCCACCTCCTTTTTATTCAACTTTATCTTAACAGGAAAAGACACCCATTGCAAAAACTAACTGCCAGCTCCTCGATACCTTCTCACCCCCCGGTTCCAGAGCCAGATGCTCCCGATAAAGAAGAGGATACCCACAACAGGAGTTAAAAATGAGTAAAAAAACCATTCCTGTTTCCCAAGAAAAAATGATGCGGGATACACTCCAACAAAAGCAAATGGAAGGATCCATGTCAGAATAAAACGAATCACCCGATTATAAATATCTACTGGATAACGTCCATAGTTCCCAATATTATACATCATCGGCATAATCCCTGTGCGGCTGTCACTCCAAAAGCCAATGCTTGCCAACGAAATGAAGATTCCTCCATAGACAAGGGCACCGCCCACCGCAAAAAGAAATAAAAACAAAAGATCATACCAGTGAAAGGGCAGTTGAAGAGATTGCCAGCTATACCATAAAATTAACCCTCCGGTCACCGCCCCAAATAATGCTTCCAACTCCAATGTCTCCAATATAATTTGAAACAAAGAGTGGACAGGCCTGGTCAAAATGCGATCCATTTCTCCACGGACGATATATCGTTCATTAAAATCCCAAATATTAAAGAAAGTTGAAAACAAGGCATAAGGAATTAAGAAAAAGCCATATATAAATATCACTTCATCCCTTGTCCAGCCTTTAAGAAGGGAGGTATGACCAAATACGACAATGATGAAAATAAACTGAACGGCCTGAAACATCAAATCAGAAATAAATTCAATCAATATATCCATACGATATGCCAATCGGGTCTTGGCGTATTGAAGAATATACTGCCAAAATACAGAGAAGTAAAAAGCCATAATTATCCCCCTTGTATCTCCAGCTTTCGCCTGGCCCTAACCCAAATGAAGAAAATCGGAATCAGAAGAAGAAACACCCAAACCCCTTGAATCAACAATCCTTCGTAAATTTGGGAACCCCTAATCCCTCCGGAAAAAATCATCGAAGGCAAATAGCTGATTCCTTGAAACGGAAGGGAGGATAAAATGTTTTGAAACCATCCCGGGAAAAAGCTTAAGGGTAAAATCAAACCGGAAAATAAATCCACTATCACCCTTTTTGCCCTCATCAACCCTTCATTATTAAGAAAGAAAAAGGTTAAAATGCCTGTAATAAGATTAATTTCACTATTGATAAGGAAGCTTAAAAAAATACTGACAAAAAATAATGCCCAAACGGATAATGAATCAGGCAGCTCTAAAGAGAATAAAAAAGTAACCAAAACCATCCCGGGAACGGAGAAAAAGAGTAGACGAAAAAGCCCCTCTCCAAATCCCTGCATCATTTTTACCAATAAATAGCTGTAAGGACGAATCAGTTCAATGGCCACTTTTCCTTCCTTAATTTCCATCGCCATTTCCCTGTCAATATTGTTAAAGTAAAATGACCTTGCCATCCAGGCGACAGCAATATATGAAGTCATCTGCTCTGCCGTCAGTCCACCCAGACTCTCTTTATCTCCATAAATGGCTTGCCAAAGAAAATAATAGGCTCCAATATTAATCGCATAAATAATAATACCGCTATAATAATTTACCCGGTAAGCTAACATCATGAGAAACCGGATTCTTATCCACTCCAGATAATGACTGCCCATGAGAAACTCCTTCTTCATATATTTTTCGAACTATTTCCTCTGTGCTCACTTCCTGCATCTGAATATCCTTAATTTCCTGATCTCCAAAAAATCCAATAATATCAGAAATTGTAACCTCCTTAGAAAGGTCAACCTGTACCTTGAGAGGGTGAATTGGTTTGATCAACATGCCTGTTTGATCGGAAAGATGCCGCCATTGGTCCACGTCAATCTCATGGGTAAATTCTAAAATAACCCTTTTTTCTCCACCCCACTGTTCCTTTAATGTAGATAATTCCCCGTCATAGATTTTTTTTCCTTCATCAAGAATAACAACCCTTGAACATAGGGCTTCAATATCCGTTAAATCATGGGTGGTCAGCATAATGGTGGTTCCAAGGGTACGATTTAACT is a window from the Microaerobacter geothermalis genome containing:
- a CDS encoding D-2-hydroxyacid dehydrogenase, coding for MNVLFTAKLSQKHQNKLQEQFPQVQFFFFEHMDQALDLLDKAHIVVTYGEDLTEHLVLPLKQLKWVQVISAGLDKMPLSTLEKKEVWVTNVSGIHAIPMAEYTLGILIQLVRRFPVFYDLQKEKKWDRSVRVGEIYGKTIGILGTGAIGKEIARRAKAFGMRVLGLNRSGKEVSDVDQMFSRDQIEQLLKESDFVVVITPLTKETRGLIGEKELTAMKPSAYLINIARGEVVDESALIRGLKEKKIAGAVLDVFSEEPLPKSHPFWELENCFITPHVSGRSPYYMERALDIFIKNLDLFLRGNRELINLIPKGRGY
- a CDS encoding peroxiredoxin, translating into MVAIGQPAPDFSLPGTNGKQVSLADFKGKKLVLFFYPKDNTPGUIAEASDFRDKVASFEKLNTEIVGVSRDSLKSHEKFKEKLDLPFILLSDTEAEVCKKYEVLKLKKMFGKESYGIERSTFLIDENGVLIQEWRKVSVSGHADEVLRFLEANQ
- a CDS encoding ABC transporter permease, with translation MAFYFSVFWQYILQYAKTRLAYRMDILIEFISDLMFQAVQFIFIIVVFGHTSLLKGWTRDEVIFIYGFFLIPYALFSTFFNIWDFNERYIVRGEMDRILTRPVHSLFQIILETLELEALFGAVTGGLILWYSWQSLQLPFHWYDLLFLFLFAVGGALVYGGIFISLASIGFWSDSRTGIMPMMYNIGNYGRYPVDIYNRVIRFILTWILPFAFVGVYPASFFLGKQEWFFYSFLTPVVGILFFIGSIWLWNRGVRRYRGAGS
- a CDS encoding ABC transporter permease, with translation MGSHYLEWIRIRFLMMLAYRVNYYSGIIIYAINIGAYYFLWQAIYGDKESLGGLTAEQMTSYIAVAWMARSFYFNNIDREMAMEIKEGKVAIELIRPYSYLLVKMMQGFGEGLFRLLFFSVPGMVLVTFLFSLELPDSLSVWALFFVSIFLSFLINSEINLITGILTFFFLNNEGLMRAKRVIVDLFSGLILPLSFFPGWFQNILSSLPFQGISYLPSMIFSGGIRGSQIYEGLLIQGVWVFLLLIPIFFIWVRARRKLEIQGG